In one Corallococcus sp. EGB genomic region, the following are encoded:
- a CDS encoding glycosyltransferase family 39 protein encodes MNAPTSDASPAPVSPQAPLEVPAPAAPPGLPGGLSVLGLLAVALVPCVLAVRELGRIHPDEVFQALEPAYWRVHGYGVLAWEWRDGLRNWAVPGVLAAFLKVASGFGVTDPRVYRGVVALPQFALHAWSLWAVYRFAERRAGPWGGALAVLLVGLSAPVLLFAGRTLSESFSASFLLVAMEALDRPDGHARRAGLLGGAALGLAVVTRYPSALFVAAALGWLVIARRWRLLAFTCLGGGAVAAGLGLLDWGTWGTPFHSFRAYVDYNVLSGKAAAAFGASPPGFYWEPMLQAVPLWAWAAVPLSLKPLLRWRTLSLPFTCAAVYTAVLLATPHKEERFLYPGLVVALLAAAAQLAAYLAARPWQGLRNGGAVLALALGFVHGRGYPSNDLRADQFRAIVRATRGDATGLLIVNEGLWGSGGFFYIGKNIPWRTCDWPHDAAFQASIHDRAFNRAVTFEGRALPELQAAGFRVVREVGRETILARD; translated from the coding sequence GTGAACGCCCCCACCTCCGACGCATCCCCGGCCCCTGTCTCCCCCCAGGCGCCGCTGGAAGTCCCGGCCCCCGCTGCCCCGCCGGGGCTGCCCGGAGGCCTGAGCGTGCTGGGGCTCCTCGCGGTGGCGCTGGTGCCGTGCGTCCTCGCGGTGCGCGAGCTGGGGCGCATCCACCCGGACGAGGTGTTCCAGGCGCTGGAGCCCGCGTACTGGCGCGTGCACGGCTACGGGGTGCTGGCCTGGGAGTGGCGCGACGGCCTGCGCAACTGGGCGGTCCCCGGCGTGCTGGCCGCCTTCCTCAAGGTGGCCAGTGGGTTCGGCGTCACCGACCCCCGCGTGTACCGGGGCGTGGTGGCGCTGCCGCAGTTCGCCCTGCACGCCTGGAGCCTGTGGGCCGTGTACCGCTTCGCGGAGCGCCGGGCGGGCCCGTGGGGTGGGGCGCTCGCGGTGCTGCTGGTGGGGCTGAGCGCGCCGGTGCTCCTCTTCGCCGGGCGTACCCTGTCGGAGTCCTTCTCCGCGTCCTTCCTCCTCGTGGCCATGGAGGCCCTGGACCGGCCAGACGGACACGCGCGCCGGGCGGGGCTCCTGGGCGGCGCGGCCCTGGGGCTCGCCGTGGTGACGCGCTACCCGTCCGCCCTCTTCGTCGCCGCCGCGCTCGGGTGGCTGGTCATCGCCCGGCGGTGGCGCCTGCTCGCCTTCACCTGCCTGGGCGGTGGCGCGGTGGCGGCGGGGCTGGGGCTGCTCGACTGGGGCACCTGGGGCACGCCCTTCCACTCGTTCCGTGCCTACGTGGACTACAACGTCCTCTCCGGGAAGGCGGCCGCCGCCTTTGGCGCCTCTCCGCCGGGCTTCTACTGGGAGCCGATGCTCCAGGCCGTGCCGCTCTGGGCCTGGGCCGCCGTGCCGCTCTCGCTCAAGCCCCTGCTGCGCTGGCGCACGCTGTCCCTGCCGTTCACCTGCGCGGCCGTCTACACCGCCGTCCTCCTGGCCACGCCGCACAAGGAGGAGCGCTTTCTCTACCCGGGGCTGGTGGTGGCGCTGCTCGCGGCCGCCGCCCAGCTGGCCGCGTACCTCGCCGCGCGTCCCTGGCAGGGCCTGAGGAACGGGGGGGCGGTGCTCGCGCTGGCCCTGGGCTTCGTGCACGGCCGCGGCTACCCGTCCAACGACCTGCGCGCGGACCAGTTTCGCGCCATCGTCCGGGCCACCCGGGGGGACGCGACGGGGCTGCTCATCGTCAACGAGGGGCTGTGGGGCTCCGGGGGCTTCTTCTACATCGGGAAGAACATCCCCTGGCGCACCTGCGACTGGCCCCACGACGCGGCCTTCCAGGCGTCCATCCACGACCGCGCCTTCAACCGCGCCGTCACCTTCGAGGGCCGGGCCCTGCCGGAGCTCCAGGCCGCCGGCTTCCGCGTCGTCCGGGAAGTAGGACGCGAGACCATCCTCGCCCGCGACTGA
- the tadA gene encoding tRNA adenosine(34) deaminase TadA — MSDDIAFMQQALELAREAASLGEVPVGAVAVLDGNVVGTGYNRRECDRNPFAHAEMIALAAAAKARDAWRLSGVTLYVTLEPCAMCAGALVQSRVTRLVFGTMDPKAGAVGSLYNLVEEPRHNHRLQVTSGILAEESRQLLKTFFERLRAKRREN; from the coding sequence ATGAGTGACGACATCGCTTTCATGCAGCAGGCTTTAGAGCTCGCGCGGGAAGCGGCTTCACTCGGGGAAGTACCGGTCGGTGCGGTGGCGGTGCTCGACGGCAACGTCGTGGGCACGGGTTACAACCGCCGCGAATGCGACCGGAACCCCTTTGCCCACGCCGAAATGATTGCTCTCGCCGCCGCGGCGAAAGCGCGTGATGCGTGGCGGCTCTCCGGGGTGACCCTCTACGTGACGCTGGAACCGTGTGCCATGTGCGCCGGTGCGCTGGTGCAGTCTCGTGTCACCCGACTCGTCTTTGGTACAATGGACCCGAAAGCGGGTGCGGTTGGCTCGCTGTACAACCTGGTGGAAGAGCCCCGGCACAACCACCGGCTTCAGGTCACAAGCGGCATCCTGGCGGAAGAGAGTCGCCAGCTTCTCAAGACGTTCTTCGAGCGCCTGCGCGCGAAGCGACGCGAAAACTGA